The Gymnogyps californianus isolate 813 chromosome 5, ASM1813914v2, whole genome shotgun sequence DNA segment CGCACCCAAAGGATTAGCAAAGCATTCATTACCATGAATATCTTGAATTACGTTACCGATTTATACGACAGAGTATAAAATACTGCACAAGAAGACTGGCTTTTTCCCTGCGAAATGAATCGACTTAACCACTGCTTGAAAGAGATCTACATACTAAGGGCTTTTTTACTCACCTCTCTTTACAGTCCCGTGAAAGTCAGTCACAGCAATTCGGTTGCTCTTAGGACTAGCTTTAATCTTGGAGGAGAtcctctaggaaaaaaaaaaagggtctgCTCTCCGGCTTCTGGCGGGTCTTAAGCAGGGTGCAACCCTGGCTAAAAGTAGGAGAGGGACTTTTCTCCGTATTCCCCCCATACTTGTAAATACAGCCCGGCTCTGCAGGGCTCGGCGCTATCGGAACACGCAGGAATGCCCACTGGCGTTTGTCAGCCCTCCACACTATCTTTCTTTATATGTGAGGGCTGATTTCCCGCAGACATCATTGTTATGATGGCTCATTTAATCAAACTGTTTAATTGCTCCGGTAATCACTATCATCATCACAGGTACTCAATCATTCATCATTTTGGAGGGGTTTATTGACCTCTGGAGCTCATTCCCTACGCCTATTAAAATCAGGCCAAATATCTATAACTACCCCTTGAGTCATTTtcttaaagttaaaaaaaaaaaaatcttaaaatcatCGTCATCATCAcgaaaagcaaaacaaaacaaaacagaatctAACtgaataaatcatatttttctgccgtgtatttttaaaagccatctaCGTATGAGGCCACATTCACAACCGGGTACATAATCATTGATAAATCCCACTATTAACGGGATAGTCTGTTTTAGATTTTATGTGCAGGGGACCGTGAACGAGGGTGGGGGGTTGGGGAGGACAAAACTGCAGCAATCGATAGTTTGACCATCGCTCCTCCCCTAAACTTCAAGCATCCCCCATGATTGATGATCCCGGGTAGCTTTGGTAATTGACTGCTCTGAGGTAAGGCATGGTTGAGCTCCAGCGAAGTGATTGGGCGAGAGCAACACACCAAAATTaacgcgtgtgtgtgtgcgtgcgtgtgtgtttgGAAAAGTTCATTTGGTGctcgggggtggggggtgcaTCATCTCACTTAATTTGCTAAATAACCCCACTGTAATTAGCACTACCATTAGCAGGCATTACCGAGCTAATACTTCAGCATACATTCCACAAGCGCAACGTCGATATACGGCGAAGTCCAGCAACATACACACGTAAATACAGCGCTCACCGCCGGATCCGCTCAAAACgaacatgcaaacaaaaatctaCATAACATCTGGATCTCTCCTACAAAAGGCTGAGCATGACTTTGTTTTTAAGCCCTTTTCAAAGCCTGGCAGCCTAATCGCAAAACTAAAagggatttcccccccccctccttcccccccgcctctccccccAAGACATCCACAGCGTGCTTGATAGCAGCGATCACTTAATGAAGAGCGGTGCCAAACACGGTTTGAATGAGGCGTTCTCTTCATGCcctggaaaattaatttttagaaaagcGGAATGAATTGTCAGAGGAAAGAAACCACACTCGCAACATAACATGCTGGCGGAGACGCGAGTACTTGGCCGGAGCAGGCTCGCTTCCCGGGGAAGATCAACTTTGCGCGGCCCCCCCGTGCACTGTAGCTCTCCGTGCCCCCGGACTCGCATACCGTTCGCGGCAACAGCGATAGCCGGcgatttaaacaaataattcagCGCATAAATCAGACGCTAAACATCGCGGTTAATCGGAAGGTATTTTGTTGCTAAAATAATCTAGCGCAAACCAACCCGGGGCTGGGCTTCTATCGCACTTTTCTTCTCGCTCTCTGCAGttttcccctgcctctcccccctCTCGCACACACGCACTctccctgtccttcctcccctgcctccctccctccctccctcgctccctccctccctccctccctcgctccctccctcgctcgctccctccctccctccctccctctctctcgCACGCTCGCTCGCTCCTTCCTACACGCGTTGCTTCGCtcggggcaggggctgctgcgCGGCTCCCCCCGCgcggcgccgcggccgcccTGCCGGCGCGCTGCGCATCACCGGCGCTCTGCCGGCTggggcgccccgccgccccgcgccccgcgccccgccgccgccgccgccgccgccgccgccgccgctccccgccgccgccgccgccgccgccgctccccgccgccgccgccgccgccgcgctgcaGGACTGGCTATGGCCACCACTACTTCCGGGTTCCGTCACTTCATTCTCCCGCCGATCAGCGCTGCAAAACTGAGCCTCTTCTATaaggcagccagcagccaacCTGCCAACACTTACTGACACTCACTCATCTCAGAGAGcgagggagagagggagacaaaATACCTgccgggaggaggaggaggaaaaaaaaaaaaaaaaaaaaaaaaaggagagagggggaagtCCGGGCTTTGCAAACTATTCAATTTTTCTTCGCATctttccccaccccccttcacagtacttaaaaaaaaaacaaaaaaaaaacaaaaaaaaaaaacaaaaaaaaaaaccaaccaaccctaTAGCGATCCTAAAAGGCAAAACCCGAGCGCGGAGTTACTGGAAGAAGAAACCGGGGTTAAAAAgattcctcctctcttcttcatcatcatcaacCATCATTCATTCACTACTTTGACATTCCCTGGCTTTGATTGACAGCTGGAGTGGCAAAAAGCCATGAGACACGACAGTTTGGTTACATGTGGGTTGCTGACGGGCCGATCGTAACCTTCAGTTTGGGGgcttgacaattttttttttttttttttttttgcatagagaaagaaaaaaggaaaaagagagagaaaaaaaggaaagagagaaagagagagaaaaaagaagaaaacacagaaactcATCGTGGTTCTTGactgttttttatatattattgttgttgttattgttgttattattattatttacccATATTGGAGGATAGGAGAAGTCTGTAAGTgggttgcaaaaaaaaaaaaaggaatcttcTTCACTCTAAATCACTTTCTTTGCTGGACTGGGATATTAAATATACGACACATCCAGGAGTTTATTGGAGCGCAGACTGATGGCGCAAAGGGTAGGTTTAAATCTCCAACACTTACCTATATATAAATCCTCTCTTAAGAGGGGCCTGTCCGATTTGCTCTCCTCTGTTGCTGATGATGATGGCGGCCactattaaaaaatagcagcaaaaaTTATTCACTAGCTTTTTGTGTGCGTGCGTgagtgtctctgtgtgtgtgtctctctctgcAATTGTTCCAcgcttttttcctctctagcTTTTCCCCCAGCAGCGCGAtttccctgctctctgcctgctcagTAGCACGGGTTTCACAGGGGaaagcttgctgctgctgctgctgctgctgccgccgttACTGCCGCTGCCTAGGAAAGACTAAGAAATACATATGTGTGTCCGTGTATATACGAacgtatatatatgtatacacatatagctgcttttttttttttcctctggctttgACAAGGACAAGGGGAATTGCTACTAAATAATGTTTCTGGTAACTTTCAGATTATTTCCCCCTTTatctcgcccccccccccccccgatgcACCCtacctttcctttctccttcctagtgttgatttatttatatagttGCTTTTGATTCTGcttgtttattcatttatattttatttttttgttcttcctttctaaTGCAGAGTAACTCTAGTTTCTCTCCTccgtttccttccttttcatccCCGTTTCCTTGTTAGGGTTTCTCCTGCCCGTGCTGAAGAGGACCATCTCCCCCCGCACACACAGGCAGGCACACGCACTTTCCCCCTTTACCTCTCCCCGCACCCCCACtcctctctcagcctctccagcctctgctcccGATCCCAGTTGATTTCATTTtgcacatttctctctctgttgtggctgttcttgttttgttttgctctgtttgtgTCTGTCCGGGTGCTTTACTCTCTTCtgacttttgttgttgttgtttgtttggttttttattcctctctctctctctctctctccccccctctttctctttctttcttctcttccgGCCCGTTTTTTGACAGTACGATGAGCTGCCCCACTACGGCGGGATGGACGGAGTAGGGGTGCCGGCGTCCATGTACGGGGACCCCCACGCCCCCCGGCCGATCCCCCCGGTGCACCACCTCAACCATGGGCCGCCGCTCCACGCCGGACAGCACTACGGCGCCCACGCCCCGCACCCCAATGTCATGCCGGCCAGCATGGGCTCCGCTGTCAACGACGCCCTGAAGCGGGACAAGGATGCGATCTACGGGTAGGTGCCGCCGGGCCGCCCGGCGCCATGGCCCGGCTCCGCAGCGCCGGTGCCCGCGGAGCGGCGAGGGcaggagcggggcgggcgggcgggcggcgggggctcccGCGGGGCCGCGGtggcgggcggcggcagcggcgagCCGAGCcccggagcggggcgggggggagccccggcgggtccggcgggagggcggcggccAGGGATCCCCCAGCCGCCCGCTCCGGAGGGAGACCCGCGCGGTGGCACTGCCACCGCTGGCAATTTCAGGGCGAGCGCAATCCCAGCCTGACTCTTAGCTGAGGTGCCAGCACCCACGGGAAACGGGTCCTGGAAAAACAGACCTCTCGGGGagagaggctgggctggggggaggtgttgttgccttctctctctttttttcttttttatttttttctttttattttcctttttccctttttttccccgtgagttttttgtctttctcGGAAAGGCCCCAGTTAGGAGTTCAGACAGGAGAGGCGGCTCTCATTGCTCTGGATTTTAGTTGGAGAAGTGCTGTTCTGGTGTTCTTCGTGCCATAATAACACTCTTCCAACACTGTAAATAAAGAGCTATTCACATCGCGGAAGGTAGTAAGAATAAAAGGGATTCGCTTCTTGCAAGCAGCTCTTCCctgagacagaagaaataaatacattgggGGCAATGAGCTGAGTTTTCtatttaggaaagaaagaacacaaggaaaaagaaacacgTACCCAGCAAAACTCAAACCTGTGCCAGGGCATTGCTTGGGGGGAATGACACCGATTCTCTTCAGTgccttttagaaaaaatactaaatgatCCTAAAAGGAGAGATAGTAACATCTATGACACTGTGGGGCCTTGATCAGGCACCAACGGGGAAAAGAGACAAATGCATGCTTACTACTTAGTAcgcagataaaatatttttttttttctctgactaCACCAACTATGGGAAAATATTTCGCGAAgtgctccctccctccgccccctccccagctcacTTATCTGGACAGCTGGTATTTTACTTGGGTGTGCTTCCTAAGCCAGGAAACTTCACCACATTTTTGTTAGCAGGccccttgaaaaataaaattacgtATTAGGTAGTTTGCAGTTTGCCTAGCCGTGCTTCTCATTTTAGGTCATAGCTGGAGGGCAGGGATGAGATCTTCCAGGTTTCGCGTTATTTTAAGCTGTGGCGAAAAGTGTAAGAttcccagctgagctgctgcctgcgTGAGGGTGTTTGGTGCCTTGTGCATTTGGAGGAGAGGTCACTTTTGTCCTCATCTGTGGGGACCGCACGGGGGATGTGGCTCGGGCATTGCAATttcaaaagggggaaaaaaaaatacccaccaccaaacccagcatttttatttcaaaatgttgctctcccctgctctgcccgaAGCGATACCGAGAGGCTGCAGAGCGTGGCTGTGTCCGCGTGTCCGTGTCTGTGTGTCcgtgcatttaaaaaaaaatacttgttgaTTAGAgctcttctttccccctctcccccaccccctcccctctctttgTGTGCCACTGCCCGGTAGGCACCCGTTGTTCCCCCTCTTAGCTCTGGTCTTTGAGAAGTGCGAGCTGGCGACCTGCACGCCCCGGGAGCCCGGCGTGGCCGGCGGGGACGTCTGCTCCTCCGACTCCTTCAACGAGGACATCGCCGTCTTCGCCAAACAGGTCCGGcacctctccccccgcccccggccctTCCCAGCACTCCCGCCACCTCCTCAGCTCCTCGACCCACACGGCCGGGCGCTCGCAGGGGGCAGCCCCCCCTcatcgcccccccccccagcgccCCCTCTCCGGCCGccggggggcgggagggagcgGCGGGGGTGCGCGCTAGCGGCCCGGCTGGCCCTGACCCTCCTCCGCCGGGAGCCCCTCCACGCTGCCGGGCTGAGGCTCCTGGCCCTCGCCCTCCTGCATTAATGAAAGGGAAGTGTAACTGTGGCCGAGttttggaggcagagggagcGGGAGAAAGGCAGGAGATCAAAAAGAGAAGGCTCCTGTGGCAAGGGCTGCCGGCTCGGCACTGGGCTGGCAGGAACGGAGCAGGCTCCTGTTCACATCACGGGTGACTCCGGGGCGCCCAGCCGGATTTTGATCTGACCTGTACCGGCTGGTTTTGtcacagggttttttccccccttcgAGTGATTCGGTTACAAGGGCTGAGGAGAGAAGCTGTAATTCACGCCgcttttccttcttcttgcaGGTCCGCGCTGAAAAaccacttttttcctcaaatccAGAGTTGGACAATTTGGTAAGGCCTGCTCACccctctgccccgctcccctcccgcccTTCCCGACCCCACCGCCAGCTGCCGGCAAGCGCCCTCCGCCGtccggggcggcggggaggcggctgCCGGCCCAGGCACCCAGGCTGCgcgggctggggagggggagagccGGGAGGCTGGAAAGCTACCGTCAAGAGGCTTCAAAGAGCTGCACTTTTAAAGTGAGCCAGGGCAAACTCTCGAGCCCCAATGCATTGCAAAGCTGTGTGTGAAAGCCACGGGAAGCTAAAGTGAAGGAAATAACTGCTTAAGAAGAGAGAGCTGGAGATTTCTAACGTAATTCTTTTGCTAATGTGAACGATTTCAATATTCAAAGTGCCTAAATCCGCTTGTAAAGAAGATGCCAAACTATTCAtccttcccgccccccccccccccccttctcctgcGGGCggtgggggggtgggagtgTGTGTTTGACTTCTCTGCGGACCCTCAGGGATGAGGGCCGGGGTGTTGAGAGGGAGcgaggaaaagaggaagaggctTTCTCCAAGATCGCGGTAATAAAGCACTAATCACCGCTCCTGGaataaatatgataaaaatcAAGTGCTTAGGTTAAAGTTGATCAAAATTGTTCAGGCGTGACCAATGAGCTAAAATCCTGGATAATGATTGCGCGCCCTGACAATCCCCTGCTCCCCCTCGCCCACTCGGGCTCgcagctctgcacagcccaCGTGCTCCTGTCTCCCACGTAACCCGTTGCTCAAAACTTTCTTGCAGATGATCCAAGCAATACAAGTACTAAGGTTTCACCTTTTGGAATTAGAAAAGGTAAGAGCCACGGAAGTGGGCGGGGGGCCAGCCattccctccctgtccccctcgtcctccctgccccccccccccccccccccccccttgacTGGGATGACTTGTAAACACGGCCAGAGGAGACACGGGAAACGCAGTGTGATACTGTAACCTGTGCCATCAGAGCATGTGACACCCGACAGCcatgcccagcccagcccagcccagcccggcattattttttttttcagcgtAATTTCAACCGAGTCATTAAATGTACATGTTATTAAACCCCTTCCATCCTTCTTACCCCTTCCCTCAGTAGAAGCTCTTTTCCTGACTCGGAAATAATATGTTTAACCGAAAGAGAACTGAAAGCACTCctgcctttctccagctctgGCAGGCATATTAACCCCAAGCAAGCACGAAATGTTTGGAAGAGGCAGGGGGCCCCTGCGCagcgtggggagggggctgtgccCTGGGACGAGAGCGGCTCTTCCCACAGCCTCAGCGAGCAGCTTCGTTTTACTGCTGCCGGCCACGCAGGCCTTTTTTCAGCCCCGGTTTAAACCGATCCCGTCCCGAGTGACTAGTTGTACCTGTCTGGGCTGTGTATGCTCCAGAGATACCGCCTGGGTCCAGCTCCCAGTGTTCTGATGTTATCATCAAATCGGATTTTCCTCTGCACACCAGACTGAGCCCactatctctctctctctaactTGTTGCTGCGGCAAGTCTCTAGAGAATAATATGTGCTGCAACAATTTCTCTATTGTTTCCTTGCCTTCAACTATTGTGCCCCTTAATTAGAGTTACTTGTGGAGTAGATCAGAGGGTTGttcttgctaaaaaaaaaaaaaaatagttgcaaTCCGATATTTTGCCGTTATTGATACTATTGTTCTTGTTACTGTTCTCAGGTTCATGAATTGTGCGATAACTTCTGCCATCGGTACATTAgttgtttgaaaggaaaaatgccaaTAGACCTCGTTATTGATGAAAGGGATGGCAGCTCCAAATCAGACCACGAAGAACTCTCAGGATCTTCCACGAATTTAGCCGATCATGTAAgtctttctgatttctttatgGCACTTTTTAAGACTTTAACTTGCTTAGAGGACCTGTCCCCGATTTcattgttttgctgctgttgtctattagtattattattactactttaACCTCTTGCAAGCTCGGATCCCATCTTTACACTTTCTTCCCTCTCGCTTTGTAAAGTTGTAGAAATGCAAAAGGTTCCTTCTGTTTCCATCTGTAAAGCAGCGAGTTTGCAATGGTTTGTAAAGTTTCCTGGTCTGGGCGTCTTGGAGAGCTAGCAAACTGTCGGTTTGTTGTGGGGATCggtgctttctcttcttctttgcCAACTCTGTAATCAATGCAGCAATGTAAGGAAACAGAGACAAGAAAGTTAGGGAGAAAGTTTGCTGATttgcttcccccctcccctctcgTGGGGATGACAAGTGATGAGAATTATTGGCAATACtacattgcattaaaaaaaaggggttaGCACATTAGAGTTTCCAATGCTTGTGCTTTATAGCAACTTATTGTCAGAATATGGACTTATTGCCAAACGCCTGAAGCATCTTCATAATAAAAGACAGTAACCTTGATGAAGCAATTATTAACAATGTATTacagaaagctggagagaaTGATGATTGAGTAACCGTAGGTTAGCGGTTGATTTTAACACTTTAGGAGTTGGTGAATTAGTGTTATGCGTGTAGGACTGAACGTTGGTGTGCGTTGTAAGGAGAGTCCCTTTGTTTTTCCGGGTTTTGGAGCGGCTTTTGTAATCCTTCAAAAGATGTAGACGCGGAAAGACTTCGGGATGTGAAGGGAAAGATTGCAGCTGGTACCgcagaaaagggaaggaatagCTCTGGTTAAAAAGAGTGGGTGTGAGCTCTAGTTTATTTATAGGAACGCATCCCTGGGGGGAAAAGGGGTTTACACAGTTTTAGATTCAATTGAACTCATAATCTAAATGATACAGTCTAATATTTTAGCGgttgaaatattaatttaacaCCCGGTGTGAAGTTAACCATGCTTTCTGCCAGGCGCCTGCCTTTATTTCCCAGTGTGTTAAGAAGAGTAGCTGTAAGCCCAGGGAGAATGAGCTTTCTAGgagcttttgtttcctttgaaaacatgttgtttgtgtgtgtatttgatAATTACATTAGACCTGGACTGAAGCTGAATTGggagataaaataataataaattcttCTAAATGCCCCCCTTCTGGCACGGCTTAGTTCCAGAGCCCGGGAAATATTTTTGGACCCAAGccttagctttcattttctcatttgtattCGGTAAACATTGCAGGACAAGTTTTTTTTGCgatgttttacattttaaatctattattttgagagaaaaaaatgtatgcagAGGTTCCTGAAAGTTTCTCTGCTTATCAGCTATCTCACATGTAGATAATAAACTCTATGAGGCATGACactatttcaaaaatatttgtttaatggCATTTTACAACCCCAGATTCGTGTGCATAAGTATTCTGGAAGAGTACtaggaaagaaattgaaatgagTGGCAACCTGAAAGATAGGGGGTCATTGTGTATAAttcagagcaacagaaaaaaaaaaaaaaagtacgtGTTTCTCCAGTACAGTTTCTTTACAAGAGTGTGTTTCAAGTGGAAGTGTAGAAATGGAGCATGCTTATGTTTATATTGAAGAGATTAGATAAACTAGCCTGTTTAGGGTTCTGGCAGATGGCGAATGCTCAAGCCAATTTGCAGTGCGCCAttataatatttaaattcaCACACAATGATAGGACAGGGGTGAAGGGGGTTAGCATTTTGATAATTTGATAACTATTATCTTCCCTAGGAAGAATCTCCTCTTGCTTTTGTGGccccaaaaccaaactcaaATAAATATGACAACCCATTTATCTTGCACCCGTTAGGGTTTACCACTTCATTGGGTATTATAatttaaagccttttatttCCTGGAGATTTGAGCtataacatttttactttagcCCCCTgctatttgttttgaaaggaagcAATAATTTGTGCAACCAGAACACCAACTGGGAAATGAAGAGTTGTATCACATAGTTACATTTTATTCATGCGTTTTGGGAAATGTGTCTCcttattggatttttttttttggtgtattaGCTTGTTTTCCCAACAAAACTTTAACACTCTTTTATAGCTTAGTCAAACTACCGTGTGTGTACACATTTATGTTTGCACTGTACAAGGTTCCAGCAGGAAGAAATCCACTTTTATTCATAAAGAAggagaagctttaaaaaatggctAATATAAACATGCAAGGCTATCAAAAAATGAGCTATCATTTGTGAGCATCTACCTGAAAATGTAGTAGTTCAAGCATGCAAATTTGTCCAATTTGACTCtccaggtttattttttcatttgctttgatATGCATATTTAATATATAGCCTCAGGCTAGATCTCATTTGGTGAAAGTTGGTGCAGGGGTGATGATGAGCCACTTCAGAAGGACAGAGACAGCATgttgtttcctctgttttatgTATTGGCCCACTATTCTGATCCACGGGTCTTCCCCTCATGGTTTTATTTGCACATGAAATACTAGGAGCATTTCAACTGATTGGCTATGAATAATGATAGCAAAAAAGAAGTGTAGGTTAGTTTGTTGTGTGCCAAGGTTTCTCTTGTGGAGGTGACAGTTTGTGACAGCTGTTTGACACCCCAAAAACCCATACACCTCTATTCCGATTAAGTGGTATAAAGCTACACTGTGTGTGTTTAATGTGAATGTGAGGAGTGGTAGCGGTGACAGTGGCAGTGCTGAACTAGGAACTAAGGTAGCTCTcagttttattcctttgctGGACCTGAAAACATGCATAAGGGAGAGTAACAGAAAGAATTGTAGGATTAGCCAATATTTAGCATAACACTTTAAACGGGGTACTCAAATAGTGCATGCTTCCCTTTTCAAAATCTACTGCTTCACTATTTATATAACTTAATtggaaaccaaaaccaaaatgaacaaAGGAATGAACtcttcagagatatacctgtGCTGGAAAAAGGAGACAGCTGTAAGCGGTTGTGCTATATGTGTTTGGTAATAAATGTGTTTATCGAATTTTATTTTAGTGCGCTATTAACTGTTATGTAATATAGTAAGTGCAAAGGGTCC contains these protein-coding regions:
- the MEIS2 gene encoding homeobox protein Meis2 isoform X3, producing MAQRYDELPHYGGMDGVGVPASMYGDPHAPRPIPPVHHLNHGPPLHAGQHYGAHAPHPNVMPASMGSAVNDALKRDKDAIYGHPLFPLLALVFEKCELATCTPREPGVAGGDVCSSDSFNEDIAVFAKQVRAEKPLFSSNPELDNLMIQAIQVLRFHLLELEKVHELCDNFCHRYISCLKGKMPIDLVIDERDGSSKSDHEELSGSSTNLADHNPSSWRDHDDATSTHSAGTPGPSSGGHASQSGDNSSEQGDGLDNSVASPGTGDDDDPDKDKKRQKKRGIFPKVATNIMRAWLFQHLTHPYPSEEQKKQLAQDTGLTILQVNNWFINARRRIVQPMIDQSNRAGFLLDPSVSQGAAYSPEGQPMGSFVLDGQQHMGIRPAGPMSGMGMNMGMDGQWHYM